One Cryptococcus neoformans var. neoformans B-3501A chromosome 10, whole genome shotgun sequence DNA window includes the following coding sequences:
- a CDS encoding hypothetical protein (Match to ESTs gb|CF186539.1|CF186539, gb|CF186101.1|CF186101; HMMPfam hit to eIF-6, eIF-6 family, score: 421.2, E(): 1.2e-123), whose translation MAVRTQFENSTDIGVFSKLTNSYCLTALASSTNFYSVFEAELADVVPIVHTTIGGTRIIGRLTAGNRHGLLVPSSTTDQELQHLRNSLPPTVAIQRVEERLSALGNVIACNDYVALVHPDIDRETEEIIADTLKVEVFRQTIAGNVLVGSYCALSNQGGLVHPKTSRSELDELSSLLQVPLVAGTVNRGSEVIGAGLVVNDWCAFTGLDTTATEVSVIEATFRLQGQTSTAVINEMRDSLIDHYA comes from the exons CTACTGTCTCACAGCTCTCGCTTCTTCTACAAACTTCTACTCTGTCTTTGAAGCCGAGCTCGCCGATGTCGTGCCCATCGTCCACACCACCATCGGTGGCACCCGAATCATCGGTCGTCTCACCGCCGGTAACAGACATGGTCTTCTCGTCCCCAGCTCCACCACCGACCAAGAACTACAACATCTCCGTAACTCTCTCCCCCCCACCGTCGCCATTCAACGAGTAGAAGAGCGTCTGTCAGCTTTGGGGAACGTTATCGCTTGTAACGACTATGTGGCTTTGGTGCATCCCGACATAGATCGAGAGACAGAAGAGATTATTGCCGATACACTCAAAGTTGAAGTTTTCCGACAAACTATTGCCGGCAACGTCCTCGTTGGTTCTTACTGTGCCCTCTCAAACCAGGGAGGTCTCGTCCACCCCAAGACATCTCGATCAGAATTGGACGAGttgtcttctctcttgCAGGTCCCTCTTGTGGCGGGTACAGTGAACCGAGGTTCAGAGGTTATCGGTGCGGGGTTGGTCGTGAATGACTGGTGTGCTTTCACTGGTTTGGACACAACCGCTACCGAGGTTAGCGTTATCGAGGCTACCTTCC GATTGCAAGGACAAACTTCTACCGCTGTCATCAACGAAATGCGAGATTCCCTTATCGACCACTACGCTTAG